GCAACAGCTTATTTAAAAGGCTTTCTGGAAATACACGATATATCTGTGCCACATTGCGACTTAAGCATTGAGCTATTTACGGCTGTTTTTAAAAGCGATTTTTTGAGCGCCATGTTTGCAGAAGCAAAAGCTCTAGGTAATTATAATTACCCTGAAGTTAGCAAAATGAAATCACTGTACATATCTAGAGTAGACACCGTTATTGCATTTCTACAAAAGCATGATATTGAAACAGCTTATAAAATTTTAAAAGACGATTTTTTACCACAAGGTCATCGCTTAAAACATGTTAACAACAAAATTGAATGGGCAGCAGGCGATGTAGGTATTATAGACAAAGCTAAACATTACGCTACACTTTTTATTGAAGAAATAGGCGATTTTATACAAGCCAACGTAGACGAGTTTTTTGCATTCACAAAATACGCCGAGCAAATTGCAACATCGGCAAGTAGTTTCAATCAATTAGACGAGTTTTTAAGTTACCAGCCTACACTTATCGAAGAGCAAATGCTCGATATTTTAGTCGCTCAAATCGAAAACCACAATCCAAATTTAGTTTGTTTTACTATTCCCTTTCCGGGGAATTTATTCGCAGCTTTACGCTGTGCACAATTTATTAAGCAACTTTTCCCAGATATTCATGTGGCTTTTGGAGGTGGGTATTGCAACACCGAATTACGCTCACTAGAAGATCCTAGAATTTTTGAATTTGTCGATTTTATATCTCTCGATGATGGCGAAGGCCCGTTATTAAAAATGGTAAACTACCTAGATGGCAACATCGGTATCGACCAACTAGAGCGCACATTTGTTCTAGAAAACAATAAGGTGGTTTATAAAAACAAGGTTCCAAATACCATTTATCATCATAAAAATCTTCCTGCACCCAACTATTCAGGATTACCATACAATAAATACGTTTCTTTTTTAGACGTTGTAAACCCCATGCACCGTATGTGGACCGATGCCCGATGGAATAAACTAACCATTTCTCATGGATGCTACTGGAAACAATGCTCCTTTTGCGATGTTAGCCTAGATTATATTGGCAATTACCAAAACACAACGGCTGTAGATTTAGTCAATAAAATCGAGAAAATAATAAAAGACACCGGTATTACAGGTTTCCATTTTGTAGACGAAGCTGCTCCACCAAAAATGTTACGCGCCCTATCAAAAGAGCTTATAGAACGTAACCTAAAAATCACTTGGTGGACAAACATTAGATTCGAAAAAACATTCGATTTCGACTTATGCCAAATCATGGCACAATCGGGCTGTATAGCCGTAACCGGCGGACTAGAAGTAGCCTCAGACCGTTTATTATCTAAAATGAAAAAAGGTGTGGATATTGCACAAGTTACCCGAGTAACCCATCATTTTTCACAAAACGACATCATGGTTCACGCCTATCTCATGTATGGATTTCCAACCCAAACCGAGCAAGAAACCATCGATTCTCTCGAAGTAGTAAGGCAACTATTCGAAAGAAACTGTATACAATCGGCATTTTGGCACCAATTTACAACCACAATACATAGCCCAATTGGTCAAAACCCAGAAGCCTTTGGCATCAAAATAACAGGTCCTGTTTTCGAAGGTTTTGCACAAAACGATCTGTACCATAAAGACATACAAGGCGCCGATCATCCTAAATACACAAAAGGTCTAAACTTGGCATTACACAACTATTTAAACAATGCCGGACTCCAAGATAACTTACAAAATTGGTTCGATTTCCCTATTCCTTCAACCAG
The window above is part of the Algibacter sp. L3A6 genome. Proteins encoded here:
- a CDS encoding B12-binding domain-containing radical SAM protein, with product MQTKVLFITPPFTQLNTAYPATAYLKGFLEIHDISVPHCDLSIELFTAVFKSDFLSAMFAEAKALGNYNYPEVSKMKSLYISRVDTVIAFLQKHDIETAYKILKDDFLPQGHRLKHVNNKIEWAAGDVGIIDKAKHYATLFIEEIGDFIQANVDEFFAFTKYAEQIATSASSFNQLDEFLSYQPTLIEEQMLDILVAQIENHNPNLVCFTIPFPGNLFAALRCAQFIKQLFPDIHVAFGGGYCNTELRSLEDPRIFEFVDFISLDDGEGPLLKMVNYLDGNIGIDQLERTFVLENNKVVYKNKVPNTIYHHKNLPAPNYSGLPYNKYVSFLDVVNPMHRMWTDARWNKLTISHGCYWKQCSFCDVSLDYIGNYQNTTAVDLVNKIEKIIKDTGITGFHFVDEAAPPKMLRALSKELIERNLKITWWTNIRFEKTFDFDLCQIMAQSGCIAVTGGLEVASDRLLSKMKKGVDIAQVTRVTHHFSQNDIMVHAYLMYGFPTQTEQETIDSLEVVRQLFERNCIQSAFWHQFTTTIHSPIGQNPEAFGIKITGPVFEGFAQNDLYHKDIQGADHPKYTKGLNLALHNYLNNAGLQDNLQNWFDFPIPSTSHSKGLIESFLEELAIK